In Mytilus edulis chromosome 4, xbMytEdul2.2, whole genome shotgun sequence, the following proteins share a genomic window:
- the LOC139518691 gene encoding peroxisome proliferator-activated receptor gamma coactivator 1-alpha-like yields the protein MLGGEACFNELDPSSNPVLFLDDEDYTLKLQSDTLHNESLFEILDTASNNGGEGGIEATDVSSLLAQFEEAADSAKDIQKLFDVKTETPAPEIADPASIKLSDDVIRKIRALKEKKKSTIMLPMGMPSKRGRGSAIAMHSSSASQKLQKIMASNLNENSVIKLDTYTPRKPSLSNAEKTTDVCANYYTPIPEHDYCQNVPKSEKETKVSIDYNEDDILDLQDTETWSDKENDENDSGINESYVSNSSAKKQQNNKRNYRKRDREESPEIESGNYFDKIPSYYTALSRKHSQKKSKTSGSDKPLGNSSFEDTLQSNNPTPHMDSSAYSKLPAYYSCFTNSTKYDVDNSKGFDSSQDSRSSGYSSIPSSYRSRSPSPSYERSPSRSRSRYNSVSRGRRRARVDRRSSYSSADSRSSSRSSSKCSNCSRTRSVSRTRCISRDSYSSDSSYSRSRSRSPNYRRTSRSRSREKRRQRRQKEREERKQQQIEERRIIYVGKVPNDYTRKKLHTRFQRFGEIEEVSLHFREHGDNYGFVTFLYTCDAYAAIEKGNTIPGEERFDLCFGGRRQFCETEYADLDGNAEMEEEFNPYPTSSDPFDFDALLKQAKNKMSKR from the exons ATGTTGGGTGGTGAGGCTTGTTTTAATGAGCTGGATCCTTCCAGTAACCCAGTTCTGTTTTTGGATGATGAAGACTATACACTAAAGTTACAGAGTGATACCCTACACAATGAATCATTATTTGAGATATTAGACACAGCCAGTAATAATGGGGGAGAAGGAG GTATTGAAGCAACAGATGTAAGCAGTTTGTTGGCTCAGTTTGAAGAGGCAGCTGATTCAGCAAAAGATATACA AAAACTGTTTGATGTAAAGACAGAAACTCCAGCTCCAG AGATTGCTGATCCAGCCAGTATAAAGTTGTCTGATGATGTCATTAGAAAGATTCGAGCTCTCAAGGAGAAGAAAAAATCAACAATCATGTTACCCATGGGCATGCCATCAAAACGTGGAAGAGGTAGTGCTATAGCCATGCATTCAAGTTCTGCATCacagaaactacaaaaaataaTGGCATCTAATCTAAATGAGAATTCAGTTATAAAGTTAGACACATACACTCCAAGAAAACCTTCATTATCAAATGCTGAAAAAACTACTGATGTTTGTGCTAATTATTATACACCTATACCAGAACATGATTACTGTCAGAATGTACCGAAATCTGAGAAGGAAACAAAGGTGTCAATAGATTATAATGAAGACGATATCCTTGACCTTCAAGATACTGAAACATGGAGTGATAAGGAAAACGATGAGAATGATTCAGGTATTAATGAATCTTACGTTTCAAACTCTAGTGctaagaaacaacaaaataacaagAGAAACTACAGGAAAAGAGATCGTGAAGAAAGTCCTGAGATTGAGTCGggaaattattttgataaaattccATCCTATTACACTGCCTTGTCAAGAAAACACAGTCAAAAGAAAAGTAAAACATCAGGTTCAGATAAACCGCTGGGTAATTCATCATTTGAGGATACTTTACAATCTAACAACCCTACACCCCACATGGATTCTTCAGCTTACAGTAAACTACCTGCATATTACAGTTGTTTTACAAACAGTACAAAATATGATGTAGATAACTCTAAAGGCTTTGACAGTTCTCAGGATAGTAGAAGTAGTGGTTATTCTAGCATACCATCAtcatataggtcaaggtcaccaTCTCCATCCTATGAAAGGTCACCATCAAGATCAAGATCTCGTTACAACAGTGTTAGTCGTGGAAGGAGGAGAGCAAGAGTAGATAGACGTTCTTCATACTCCAGTGCTGATTCTAGGTCAAGTTCAAGGTCATCATCAAAGTGTTCAAATTGTTCgag GACGAGATCAGTTTCAAGGACAAGATGTATTTCAAGAGATTCTTACTCAAGTGATTCTTCTTACTCAAGGTCAAGATCAAGGTCACCAAATTACAGACG AACCAGTAGAAGCAGATCACGTGAAAAACGAAGACAAAGACGACAAAAGGAAAGagaagaaagaaaacaacaacaaatt GAAGAGAGGAGAATTATCTATGTGGGGAAAGTTCCAAATGATTACACGAGAAAGAAACTTCACACCCGGTTCCAAAGATTTGGAGAAATAGAGGAAGTTAGTCTACATTTTAGAGAACATGG AGATAACTATGGATTTGTGACTTTTCTCTACACCTGTGATGCTTACGCTGCCATAGAAA AGGGCAATACTATACCTGGTGAAGAACGGTTTGATCTTTGTTTTGGTGGCAGAAGACAGTTTTGTGAAACAGAATATGCTGACCTAG ATGGGAATGCAGAAATGGAGGAAGAATTCAATCCATACCCCACATCATCTGATCCTTTTGATTTTGATGCCTTGTTAAAACAAGCCAAGAATAAAATGAGCAAGAGATAA